The genome window GTTATATCGAAAACCCTATATATTTAGTATTGCTTACTATTTTTGAGGTTGTTCTGATGCTTCTGGAGCTGTTGCATATATTGATGATTTTTCAACAGTTATATTCATTCCATCTGCAATTTCCAATACTACTGTATTCTCTTTTACATTTTTTATTTTTCCATGAATACCTCCTGCTGTAATTACCTTATCTCCTT of Bacteroidales bacterium contains these proteins:
- the yajC gene encoding preprotein translocase subunit YajC, yielding MSTILSILLQEQAQGAGWGNIIFIVALVAIFYFFMIRPQSKRQKEIKKFRDSLKQGDKVITAGGIHGKIKNVKENTVVLEIADGMNITVEKSSIYATAPEASEQPQK